One window from the genome of Salvia splendens isolate huo1 chromosome 9, SspV2, whole genome shotgun sequence encodes:
- the LOC121746915 gene encoding histone H4, translating into MSGRGKGGKGLGKGGAKRHRKVLRDNIQGITKPAIRRLARRGGVKRISGLIYEETRGVLKIFLENVIRDAVTYTEHARRKTVTAMDVVYALKRQGRTLYGFGG; encoded by the coding sequence ATGTCTGGGCGCGGAAAGGGAGGCAAGGGGCTGGGAAAGGGCGGAGCAAAGCGTCACCGTAAGGTGCTCCGCGACAACATCCAGGGCATCACGAAGCCGGCCATCCGGCGTCTGGCGAGGAGAGGCGGTGTGAAGAGGATCAGCGGCCTCATCTACGAGGAGACGAGAGGAGTTCTCAAGATATTTTTGGAGAACGTTATCAGAGACGCCGTCACATACACTGAGCACGCCAGGAGGAAGACCGTCACCGCCATGGATGTTGTCTACGCTTTGAAGAGGCAGGGTCGGACTCTCTACGGCTTCGGCGGCTGA
- the LOC121747068 gene encoding heat shock factor protein HSF30-like, whose protein sequence is MLVGHEMGENGFGLKEEENQKRKQELVSVKEEVFMYSDEEAKPMEGLREIGPPAFLKKTYEMVDDARTDSIISWSLTRDSFIVWDPHKFSADLLPKHFKHNNFSSFVRQLNTYRFRKIDPDRWEFRSQGFEQGKRHLLKHMTRRKNKSIAIQRKEAPDSTDHGAESVDAELEKLRSDYAGFRAEIAKLKHQNQSSMQDLAAVRERLRVTETKQKHMVVFMIKSLRNPMSLQYLIERVGMMNKRRRVEHRCIDVEELVGGETERSLDQVYQEMMIGAEAFSSDESGTSTTTASENELLWEKLMEDDVIYEDEGDNTGTWKHSDIVSELEGLIAEPPANGMVGSCESA, encoded by the exons ATGTTGGTGGGGCATGAAATGGGTGAAAACGGTTTTGGGTTAAAGGAGGAGGAGAATCAGAAGAGGAAGCAAGAGTTGGTGAGTGTGAAAGAAGAGGTATTTATGTATTCCGACGAGGAGGCGAAGCCGATGGAGGGGCTGAGAGAAATTGGGCCGCCGGCGTTCTTGAAGAAGACGTATGAGATGGTTGACGACGCTCGCACCGACTCCATTATTTCATGGAGCCTCACCAGAGACAGCTTCATCGTTTGGGATCCTCACAAATTCTCCGCCGATTTGCTCCCCAAACATTTCAAGCACAACAATTTCTCCAGCTTCGTTCGCCAGCTCAACACTTAC CGCTTCAGAAAGATTGATCCGGACAGGTGGGAGTTTCGGAGCCAAGGGTTCGAGCAGGGGAAGAGGCATCTGCTGAAGCATATGACAAGGAGGAAGAATAAGTCCATAGCGATTCAACGAAAGGAAGCTCCTGATTCCACCGATCATGGAGCTGAATCGGTGGATGCAGAGCTCGAAAAGCTGAGAAGCGACTACGCTGGATTCAGAGCGGAAATCGCGAAGCTCAAGCACCAGAACCAGAGCTCGATGCAGGATCTAGCCGCGGTGAGGGAGCGTCTGCGTGTGACCGAGACGAAGCAGAAGCACATGGTGGTTTTCATGATCAAGTCCTTGAGGAATCCGATGTCTTTGCAGTACTTGATTGAGAGAGTGGGGATGATGAACAAGAGGAGGAGAGTGGAGCATCGTTGCATAGATGTTGAGGAGCTTGTTGGTGGTGAGACTGAGAGGAGTTTAGATCAGGTTTATCAGGAGATGATGATCGGAGCAGAGGCCTTCTCGTCGGATGAGTCGGGCACCAGCACCACCACCGCGTCTGAGAATGAGTTGTTGTGGGAGAAattgatggaggatgatgtgaTCTATGAGGATGAGGGAGACAATACAGGGACTTGGAAGCATTCGGATATAGTTTCGGAGTTGGAGGGCCTCATTGCAGAGCCTCCGGCCAATGGAATGGTTGGTTCTTGCGAATCTGCTTGA